The genomic DNA GATGGCGCAGACACTGGGGATGGCCAGCGACCTGCAAGCCGCGGCACAACCGGTGGACAAACCCGGGTTGTTCCTCGCGGTTTCCCATAACTCCGCCTGCAATGACCCATGGTTACGCGGACAGCTGGCGCAAAAGATGACAGAATTGGCCGCGTCCGGTCTGACGGAGGCTGTGTTGCAGCGCAATCTAGAGCGTTGGAACACACAGTTGCAGCCACCTGTCAGTGCCCCAAAACAGTAGGGAACATTAGTGACTATTCGACCTCTTTTCGCTGCCCTGGCCGTTCTGGCTCTGGCGGGCTGCGCAGCCGATCCGGCGCCGAATGAACAGATCCGCCTGACCGAACAGGCACTGGAGCAAGCCCGGGCCGTTGGCGCCACTGCCGACGAAGTGCCCGAATTGAAACTGGCTGAAGAAAAATTCGCCCGCGCCAAATCCAACATGGCCGACGAATCCTACAAGAAGGCGCGCATGCGGGCCGAACAGGCTGAACTCGACGCCCGCCTGGCCGAAGCGAAGGTGCTGACCCTCAAGAGCCAGGAGCAA from Pseudomonas beijingensis includes the following:
- a CDS encoding DUF4398 domain-containing protein; translation: MTIRPLFAALAVLALAGCAADPAPNEQIRLTEQALEQARAVGATADEVPELKLAEEKFARAKSNMADESYKKARMRAEQAELDARLAEAKVLTLKSQEQLNVLDTRIKRLRKQLREDAQ